The following DNA comes from Phoenix dactylifera cultivar Barhee BC4 unplaced genomic scaffold, palm_55x_up_171113_PBpolish2nd_filt_p 001432F, whole genome shotgun sequence.
TGCATTGTTATTGGATTGTCGTTCTAGGTCCATCTGACAGTCTTGACCTATGGACCCATCGACTTTCTTAGAAAGATGATTTTCAGTCTCTTTTCATTTACTCCAAGACTAAAATCTTTTGTTTGAATCACATTCATGGCTAGTTCCCTAGCTGCTTTGATTCAATTGAACTATATGGACTCTCATCTGAGGACATTTTGGAACAGATTGTGAAGATCTAGCCCATAGGGGGGCGGAGCATTTCAAATCTGTGAGCTGAATGGTTTAAATCTTAATTTGACCAACTTGAcatggtttttagaggaaatttTAGTGGTTAGAGATTTCAAGTATGGATCTTCTTCCTATGCTACAGTAATCACCAGCATAAAACAAATGTAGCATACAATTTGTAGGTATGGCACCTACCTCCTTTTGAGGCAGTACTTGTATGTATTTGCACTAGGTGCATGGTGGATATTTTGAATGTCTGCACCTAAGCTTTTGTTTGTGCTACATGGATGGCATAGTTTTGCATGTGAGTGGTGCCGGTTACGCATCGGATGTGGTCGGTGCATTGTTATTGGATTGTCGTTCTAGGTCCATCTGACAGTCTTGACCTATGGACCCATCAACTTTCTTAGAAAGATGATTTTCAGTCTCTTTTCATTTACTCCAAGACTAAAATCTTTTGTTTGAATCACATTCATGGCTAGTTCCCTAGCTACTttgattcaattgaaccatATAGACTCTCATCTGAGAACGTTTTGGAACAGATTGTGAAGATCTAGCCCATATGGGGGCGGAGCATTTCAAAATCTGTTCGCTGAATGGTTTAAATCTTAATTTGACCAACTTGACATGGTTTTTGGAGGAAATTTTAGTGGTTAGAGATTTCAATTATGGATCTTCTTCTTATGCTATAGTAATTACCAGTGTAAAACAAATGTAGCATGCAATTTGTAGGTATGACACCTACCTCCTTTTGAGGCGGTACTTGTTTGTATTTGCACTAGGTGGCATGGTGGATTTCTTGAATGTCTGCACCTAAGCTTCTGTTTGTGCTACATGGATGGCACAGTTTTGCATGTGAGTGGTGCCGGTTACACATCTGATGTGGTTTGTGCATTGTTCTTGGATTGTTGTTCTAGGTCCATCTGTCAGTCTTGACCTATGGACCCATCAACTTTCTTAGAAAGATGATTTTCAGTCTCTTTTCATTTACTCCAAGACTAAAATCTTTTGTTTGAATCACATTCATGGCTAGTTCCCTAGCTACTttgattcaattgaaccatATAGACTCTCATCTGAGAACGTTTTGGAACAGATTGTGAAGATCTAGCCCATATGGGGGCGGAGCATTTCAAAATCTGTTCGCTGAATGGTTTAAATCTTAATTTGACCAACTTGACATGGTTTTTGGAGGAAATTTTCGTGGTTAGAGATTTCAATTATGGATCTTCTTCTTATGCTACAGTAATTACCAGTGTAAAACCAATGTAGCATGCAATTTGTAGGTATGACACCTCCTTTTGAGGTGGTACTTGTTTGTATTTGCACTAGGTGGCATGGTGGATTTCTTGAATGTCTGCACCTAAGCTTCTGTTTGTGCTACATGGATGGCACAGTTTTGCATGTGAGTGGTGCCGGTTACACATCTGATGTGGTTTGTGCATTGTTCTTGGATTGTTGTTCTAGGTCCATCTGTCAGTCTTGACCTATGGACCTATCGACCTAGGCATATGTTGTATTGGTCCATAGGCCCTTAAAAATGTgtgtgaaagagagagagagagagagagagagagagagaagggggggggtgattggggggttgggggggggggggggtggggggaccTGTATGTTCCATGCAAGTATGCAATCAGCTTCGAGCACAAGTATTTTCTTCCTTGAAGGCAAAAAAAGAGAACATGGATGTACGATCCCTGTGTAGGCACATACTGTAAGATGTACGATCCCTGTATAGGCAGACATTAATGACAACGAACTGACTCACTTTTCAGTCTGACTTTCCAGATCATCTGGTTTTTCACCCAATAGAGGTTCTTTGACATCTACTTCATAATTGTTGTATCGTGCATCAGTAGATATTGTTATCTTTGAAGAATCATCTTTGACATCTGGCTTGCTCTTGGTGTCGAAATCCTTGGCTTTACCCCATAACACTATATACAAGCCACCCACAACTGCAACAGCACCTATCAAGCTGAAAAAAGTTCATATATTGTTAGTCAGCAAGTAATTATGTTGCTAGAATATATGGATTAATGATTTAGTTAATCTGCTACAAATGAAAAGTTCACATCAGGCAACCACAATTTGGTGTTAAACTAACTACTTTTATCTTGCTAAACAGCATGttttttgcatcatcttctgtaaatttttttcttttacagaAATCAGGGAACATATCGACAAATAGTCTATTGCCTAAAGTTTTATTAAGCTGGCCATAGTATGCAATGTTTTCTCCTGACATTTTAATGGAATACGCtctcttcatcaaaaaaaaatgcagaaaaCCCTCAAGATATTTTGCTTTGTCTCAAGAGATAAAGTTTTAGTCTTTTGTCATTGCATTGGTAGATAATGTGTTTCTTTGGTATGGATAGATGATGTGTTTGGTTGCAGGGAAATGAGTTGTATTGCTGTATATAAAACGGCATATGCCCTCATTACATGTTTTGCGTTTGATGCAATCAtactctctctattttactttggttGTTGTGGTACAATCATTGCTTTTTTTAACAAATTAATTTGATTTGGGTGAAAAACTATATGTAGCTGATTTTAGTGGATGAACAGTTCATTAACAAGTTTAAAGTGATATAAACTACTAGATTCATCTGCTAGCTTGTGTTACTCTTCTTTGTACTGTTTGTTAACTATAAACAGAATAATGGAATGACTTAGCTCTAGACAAGCTGTGGCTAATATATAAAGTTATTTTCAAATCTTGAACCAATAAAGACATTTCTAATAAATCATTAAAGACTTATCAATGTTTTTGTGAGGCAAGGTAAATATACCTTCCAATATGGAGTCTCTCGTTAAGGATTATGAAAGCCAAAATGGAAGTAATGATGGCGCAGAGTGGATTAAACATTGCAGAATAGAGAGGCCCCCTTACTGATATGCACCAAGATTGGAGATAAAAGGTGACACCCGATCCAAAAATTCCCTGTGTGGGTTTTAGAATGTTTAGTGGATGAATCAGTAAATATAAAAAACTGGAAACAGTGTATGGTTAATAACTTACTGCAAATAAACAACACAAAAGCTCGAAGATTGAACGAATCTTCCAAGCACTCAGGTTTGGTTCCAAGTAAAATGTGAGAATAGCTGATTGGAAGGTCGATAAAAGGCACATCCAAGCTGATAGTGATAATGGGTCAAGATATGACTTACAAATTGGCACCTGTGAGCAAAGCCATGAAAGATCAGTATCTCTTACATTTTAAGAAGTAATAATGTTCTTTCAGGGAGCTTTATTACCTGCAAGATAAGCCAAAATGACCAGCAAAAACTGCTTCCGATgagaaggaggccgccaatcACCCATGTTTGACCAGAATTCTGATATCCAACATTCAGAAGCCTTGGACCTTTGAAAAATGCCATGGACATCGCTCCTCCAACGCAGATAACAGTCCCAAGTACCTTGGCCATGCTTCTAAAGCTCCGTAATTTTACCTTCTCTAAACTGTCAATCATATGAAAAACAGTGCATTTTGTTAACGATGTTAAACTTCCATAGTAACTTCATGATCTAATATGTACAGGACATCAAGGAGAACTGAAGGAGCAAGGAACATTCGGTTTAATGAACTATTGTAGTGGGTTGCATGTTTATGATATACAACAGTATAAGCTTGCATATCAGCTTTGGAAAATCTAAAGATTAATCTATTTGTGATaagaagattgaggatgatgcTAGATATTTCTCATCTCCATTACGAGCTGGTTAACCTATTAAAATGTTAAGCGTCATGAGATGTTTATGATTCAGGATGCTAATACTATTTCTTACGTCAGATGTAAGGTTTTAAATCCCCTGCCTACGTCCCCTCCATCTCTCCCCTgctagtttcttttcttttgtcttctttgttttttccccctatttttttccttctgtccttttttttttctcacttctcttttctttttcttctcctttccttcgttgattttttttctctttcttcctttttcctatCTCAAAACTCCCTTTTCCTTGTAAAGATGGGACGGGATGGTACGGCGAGGATGCTGGCGGGAGCCAAGCAATGGACGGGTCCCAATTTAAGACAGCCATGCTTCATGCCGGTGCCAAGCTGTTAACTGTATTATTTAGGTCCCAAGGGGAACGAACACCGGCCATTCAAGTGGTGCTTAGCTGGTGGGAAGACATTAAATCAGTGCCCTTGTTATCCTAAGGAAAGCTCAGCCATTTTGACCCCCCATTGCAAAATTCTGAAATAGTACATGCTAATTAGGCAACAGCAGGGACTTAATTGGGCGTGCCCATTATCAAACATTGCTGACGTGCAAAAACTTATAAACTAGTTCATTGACCCATGTTAGGCTGGCCATGACCTAGTCCACTCATTGCAAGCCCAAGGTGGATCAACGATGGCTTCTAGTTGCCATCACTCGATGGAAAGTTAGCCTTTGTTTGTCGATCAGTTTGCCACCAATATCATCCTAGTAGGATCCACTTGGCACTGTATAAAGATCGTCATATTAAATCGTGCAAGCGACTTATGTGACGCCAATAAATAGACCAGTCAAGCTGCTGACTAATTTAGAAAATGCATAAACTAATTCAAGAATGCCATGGAACACTCCTGAGGTTCTAGAACCTTTGCATGATGAACGAAACATGGTTTCAtatcaacaacaaaaaaaaggttGCATCATTAAGAAAATTGAAATCTATATCGATTAGGGGCTGAAGTTTTGTTAAAAATTCCATGCATGCAATCGAAATCCATCTCATGCCTAAGTCCATAAAGGCCATGTTATGGTGCCATCGATGCCTGCAATGGAACCTAATctattctttattttcttggcaAACCACTGATTACTAAAGGCCATGTTATGGTGCCATATCGGTGCCTGCAATGGAACCTAATctattctttattttcttggtaAACCACTGATTACTGAAGAGATTGTTAATTTAGGGAGTAGGCATTGTGAGAGATTGGAGGGCTTACCCAATAGAGGCTGCCATCACAAACGTAAGTGCGGGGTTTAGATTGGTCATAGCCGTGgctattgatgaagatgccaacTTCAGCCCTTGATAATAGCAGTACTGGTTGAGGGTGGCACTGTTCAAGAAAAAAACGCAAGGAAAACATAAACAGCTAATCTCAAGTACCTTTGACGAGGAGATCGACGAACAGAAAACTAAGCACTTACCCAACAAGAGAAGCAACAAACACCAAACAAAAGGCTCTAAAGCCCAAGCTCATCTGACTCAAATTCCCCCTGGACAACCATAGGTGAAAAAtagtgagagagaaagagaaagagagagagagagagagagagagagagagagagagagagtaccgTCTTGCTAGAATGGTTGTGGGTGCCACGACGAGAGTGGCCATGGCCTGCCTATAGACAACAAAGACCATGGGGTTCATGCCCTCGGTGAAGGCAGCCTTGGCTGAGAGAGCCATGACGGCGTAGATGCACTGCGCCAACATCATGGCGAGGCCAGGCTTGTTTTCCTCGAGGAAGGACTCTCCCATTCCTTCACACAAAGGAGGTACTGTTTTAATGGAGCACACAAAGGAGAAACAACACGGATTGCTTCACAAGGAGGCCATACAGCGTTCTTATATAGCGGGTTTGTCCAGATGCCCCTGCCGTGGCTCTTAGTATACCCGTATGACGGCACACTAACCTAAAATCCAGAATAAAGaccaaatgcaaaaaaaaaaaaaaaatacagagaattttgagaaaaaaataagtggaaaaaattgaaagagaaataaatatatttagaaaaataaaagccGAAATAATGAGTTAGACTCCCTCTTATAGAATGCCTCATGAAAGAGGCTTTATACACATAAAAAAATTCTCTACTAACTCTTCACATAACTCTCTTCTACTGCAATATAAAAACATCattattccactccaactaaaaaATAAACTTAAATATACTAAGACTAAAGCTCAATCTAACTTAAAGTAGAGTAGCACTAAAAGATAAATTATCTCAACTAGAATTGGAATAAAAAACTAGGATAGAATCCTAATATAAGTTGGATAAGCAATGGACTTCCAACACTTCCCCTCGTTACAACTTACAAGGTATCGGCAATGTTGGACTTGTCGATATTGTGAAACGCCACACTAGCTATTGCCAATAATACAGTAGTAATATCAACATGCAATATCTTATAGAACTAATTAAACAATAGAGCTCTTTTATTGATTCGAATAATAACTTCTTGGCTGGCACGTACTTTTCAATGCACGTGTCAAGATCGATGATCTCCTCCAACACTTCCTCTTAGCACTAACTCCATGGTCACTATACCGAGATTCTATAAGACATCTAACCTATGCCAACAAGCATCAAGTTACTAGTTACAGTTATTACTTACGGGAGTATTGACCATTATCTGCACATCTATAAAATCAGTAGTAAAACATTAGCTTTATTCACATTCCTTGACTTAAGCAGCTTTAAGTATCTGCATATAATtagtttttatatataaaatcaaatcttcATGTATAGAGTCTTCTAATAGCTCGAACTTTGGAGTAGCTTTAAAATTAATTGAGGTACCAAATATTTTGTCAAATATAAAGGCATAACATGAATCATCTCTACCAAGCATGTCTTTTTGCTGTTGGATCTCTGAAACTACTTTAAAATTAGTTAGCTCTTCATCTTCATGAACGACTAAATCATTATAAAAAACATCCATGTCATGGATAGCTTTCATTTAAGGCTCTTCTATATAATTTAATTCCTTGATATGAATTTCTATGACCGGATCAACTATAGCATTCTTTGACTCTTCTTGAGCAATTATAAAATTAATTGATTCTTCAATCATGATCTTTTCTAAACTTGATACAGCATCCATGTGatcaagctcctcctcctccaaattTTCTTCTAGATCTGCATGATCCTTGGGCTAATCAATCTTGTCATGCTCTAAGTCTTCCGAACTTAATCCAGTCTCTAATTAATTAAGCTCCATGTGCTTCAAATCTTCATCTTTAAACTAAATTTGTTCTTCTTCCAAAGTTTTAGAAAGCTTGAAACCAAAATTTACTCTTCATGCAACTTTTGTTTAAGATGTCTCACCTTGCTAGAATTTGAGTGGATGGCTACAAGAATATCCCATGCTTTTTTTGGCCTATGTATATCCTAGATATAGAAATAATTTTTTCTATCAATTGAAACTTGAATAATCTACATAATCTTTCTagatttcaaattttacttTCTTCTGGCAACCACATTGTTGAGAGTATCTGTTGACATCATCTCTGACTCATTCATGATATATCTCATAAATCTTGTTATTTAAAATAAGACTTGACAATAGATTTCTATATTGGATAACATATGTTGTTCAACTTATAAAAAGAAGCAAAAATAGCCATTTTGATATTGCTGAGGTCAGGTATGTTGAACCCATCGAGAGAGAAAATAGTAGCATTAGTCATGATGATTTACCTtttaaatcatcaaaataaaagtCTACACATTTGCACCACCCCACGGCGAGTTACTCAAAGCTCTTCAATTATGTTGAGCTATGAACAAATGAACTAccaattagaagaaaaaaaagattcatTTCATTCTAGATTTATGGCGGATCTAGTCTACCTAATAATTTCATCAATTAGGGTCGGGCATTGCTTAGCCACTACAACTTTTATATAGAACCGGTGATGGATGAGCGATTCTCGTATTTCTCTAACTAGAATAGAGAGTATAAgtttccattaaaaaaaaaccgtAGACGGTATAGGTGATCTAGAGTCGtacatgaaagaaaaagaaataaaaaaaatttacataaTTCATAGCTAGTTCTCGAAAATGCTTCGGGTGCTTTTTAATTCATGTGGTAAGTTTCTTGGGCCAAATATCTGCAAGTTGCAGCAATCATCTCAGCATCAGTCGAACAGTTTCTTAACAAAATAgaatataaaaaattttattgcaATGCTTAACGGATGCTGCATCATAAGTCTCGTAATGGACGGCCGGTCCCTTTCCCCAGCTCACTGATTTCTCCTCACATACCATATCAGTTCCGCACGTGCGACCTTATGCAAAGCACGAGgccaccttctctctctctctctctctctctctctctctctctctccaataattcttttttttttggacgagGCCACCCTCTCTCCAATAATTGGAAGGGTCGTGCAAATCGCGGCCCATATAATTCATGGGTGGGCCAGGGCTACTGGCCACGTGATataatcatttttatttttattttctgattccgTGAGTGACAGATGGAAGGTGCCGTTGGGCTAACGTTGTCGGCTAGCTCTGTCCGTGTGCGCTATTGAAGCGGCCGCGACCATTAGGCCGCCTTCGTGATGCCAATGGGAACTTGTTTAGAATGACAATGGGAGTGTTCGGCTCTCCTGCTAATCTGTTGTCTCTTGTTAATGCATGATATTTTGGCTTTTATGCTTAGAATAACCTGACTAACAtatcatacaaaaataaataaacaaataaatatccGTATTGCTTGTACTGCAATAGGCgtcattatcatatttttttgagagagttAGAAACAGagattctatttatttattttttcagattTCTAATAATAGATTAATgtatgtttgtttttttttttttttttatggcgaGAGGAGTTGCTCGACCATGTGGAGATCGAAAGGTGGTGTCGAGAGGAGCTAGCTGGAAGCTTAACATCGACAGCAGTCTCGTGGTCGGGATGCTCGTCAAGGGTCTCAAGAATGGAGTAGGTCTAGGCGATATCGGAGATGGCGGCGACCATGATGAAGTCCAGTCATGTTCTTCACATGTTTGCAAGGTGGGTAGGCGACATTGTCAGTCGTTGCCAATAGGGAGCTTGTTGAGGGTGTAAGAGGAGGTcgaggaggagagaaggtgaGGGAGAGGAGGTGAGTTCAATGGTAGACTGGATCCGACCGTCAGCTATGCAGGAGAGGCCGATCGACTTGCTCAATCATAGTGACGTGCTCAACCATAGTGTCGTGTTTGACAGTGGTGACATGCTCCACAATTAGACTTACTCATCGGATGGATGAGGTTCAACCCCAAGGTATGACCAAAATGAGCCATGCCAATGCCTAGCTCAGCCCGGCCTTCGGGTCTACTTTCCAGGCTCCAGCCTACTAGCTGTAGGCTTTCGAGGCGTAGTGGGCTAGCTGGATGGCAATTCTCACATCTTTGTATCTTTCTTGTCTTCGAAGACATTTTTAAAGAAGTTTTTGTCTCTGAATCCATGATCCCCCTTCATTTCTTAATAGGAGCATAGGGTTGATGAGGAGTGCCGAATAAATGTCCTAGTCAGGAGATCTAGGGTTCACTAGTGTGGTGCTATCACTTGTCCGACGTGATGAGGTACAACAGTTGGATCTCCTTTGGCGATCGGATCTCCTATGGGGGTTGCATCACCAACGGCGGTTGTTTAATTTAGGCAGTAATAGGAGGTGAAGACAACCTCTTCGGCGGGCCTGGCGAAGGGGACTGGAAACCAGGAAGTTCCATGGCTCATCTATAAATTCCAAGCTCGGGTTGGATCAATGTAAATCCGATTCCAACTCATTTAGTAGACATGCTCAAATTTCAGACTTAACCCGACTTGCCGGGCTTCCGTCCAAAATATTGTGGACTTGGACGTGCCATCTGGCATTTGAATGGATCTTCTAGTGATGTACTCGAGGCAAATATTGGAAGTCCAGTGAAGATCATAGGAAGGTCAGGTGGAGAGGATGGGAGAGAGACAGGGGAGGGTGaaaatctattttaaaaaagaTCAAAGTGAAAAATTTTTGCTTCTATTTTTTGGAACTCATAAAAGTTATATTGAACATAGAAATATAGTAACTAAACAAGTTTGCTACGTTAAATTTCGTGTTTTTGTTAGAAAcataaaggaaaaaaacaaaCAGTATCCGATCACtgacaactctctctctctgtgctcATTCTCACTCTTGCGTGTCATGTCATCATTGGATCTTGCGAGGTATTTTTTTAACCTAAACTTAGATCCGACGCTTCATCTACGTGGATTTGGACCAGAAATGATGGGGCCAGGTTCGGGTATACCTAACGATGTCGATGGACGGTCTTGAACCACGAGGTAGCTATGGATTCTTCCGATCTTTTGACAGCAAATGAACCCCGACATGATCCGAGTGGGCCCTGCCAGTCTGGATCCCAAATAGATTCccacccccccaaaaaaaactcaaaattgCTAATAATGGTTTAAAACAGATAGGATTCAAGATTGGGTGTCCGTCAGCTTTGAATGTACCACTACACTACAAATATGACACATTCACAGCTCATTTCCAGGTGTTTTTGTTCTTATAAAAGCAAGACGACGCGGCATTACACGTCATGGCCACATAATtatttacattattttatttgtattattttatattgctGTACCCCTCCTTCTTCTTAGGACCACATGCATCGGCTTCAACATGCCTTTCCATACTTTGGAGGACGCCAGAATTATTTTACTCTCGCTCTTAATTTTATTTGGATGTATTCATACCGTCAACTCATGCAGCCATGTGGACAAGGTGGTCATGTCAAAGACCAATGATATAGGGCTCTCATTAATATTTCTTGATGAAAAATAATTccatttaaccaaaaaaaaaaagattttgagCACAACAAGGATGATTCATTGGCCTaaaagatggagagagagaataaaaaaacaaaCCTAAGCTGGCACTCAAGCTATAATGCCAAatcttatttggattttttttttctaaggtATGGGTACACCCAATAAATTTTTGCATGGAATTATCTAGCATGAAAATCgagtaaaatatttttgttgttgCTCACCACAAATTGGATCCTTGTTGGCACAATCTTTGGCTACAATCAAGTCaagttccttcttccttcctcaATGCTCGTCACCGGATTTCTAGAATATTAATTCAAGGACTTAtttgcttcaaaaaaaaaaaagttaaggtcaacaaaaaaataaaaaaaaattaattgaagttttcaaataaaaaaagtaattttatggaaataagattttcatattttataaagaaaatttaaaaagaacatgaaaaaactacttttccatcagttgagaatttaaattttttttctaaaactaTTCTTAAGCTATCAAaatttatagataaaaaaa
Coding sequences within:
- the LOC103718051 gene encoding WAT1-related protein At4g30420-like, producing MGESFLEENKPGLAMMLAQCIYAVMALSAKAAFTEGMNPMVFVVYRQAMATLVVAPTTILARRGNLSQMSLGFRAFCLVFVASLVGATLNQYCYYQGLKLASSSIATAMTNLNPALTFVMAASIGLEKVKLRSFRSMAKVLGTVICVGGAMSMAFFKGPRLLNVGYQNSGQTWVIGGLLLIGSSFCWSFWLILQVPICKSYLDPLSLSAWMCLLSTFQSAILTFYLEPNLSAWKIRSIFELLCCLFAGIFGSGVTFYLQSWCISVRGPLYSAMFNPLCAIITSILAFIILNERLHIGSLIGAVAVVGGLYIVLWGKAKDFDTKSKPDVKDDSSKITISTDARYNNYEVDVKEPLLGEKPDDLESQTEKDRTSMFSFFAFKEENTCARS